In Pseudoduganella albidiflava, a single window of DNA contains:
- a CDS encoding DUF6484 domain-containing protein, whose translation MDFAADPFDPIVADGGEGAQGASRPAVAGPQAPATPVPPAQMQLPVVLVRFVGFDLDDQPLVAGIAGLPGHVVRARSTVPLRRLEVGAEVVAVLEGGLPERPLILGVIQHERGAEPAPAAEPGNVAWCDGERVEIRAEREVVLRCGDASITLTRAGKVIIKGNYIVSRSTGCNKIKGAAVDIN comes from the coding sequence ATGGACTTCGCGGCAGACCCGTTCGATCCGATCGTTGCCGATGGCGGGGAAGGGGCGCAGGGCGCTTCCAGGCCTGCGGTGGCCGGGCCGCAGGCGCCAGCGACTCCGGTGCCGCCCGCGCAGATGCAGCTGCCCGTCGTGCTGGTGCGCTTCGTCGGCTTCGACCTGGACGACCAGCCGCTGGTCGCCGGCATCGCCGGCCTGCCCGGCCATGTGGTGAGGGCACGCAGCACCGTGCCGCTGCGCCGCCTCGAAGTGGGCGCCGAAGTGGTGGCCGTGCTGGAAGGCGGGCTGCCGGAGCGGCCGCTGATCCTGGGCGTCATCCAGCATGAGCGCGGCGCTGAACCCGCGCCGGCCGCGGAGCCGGGAAACGTGGCGTGGTGCGATGGCGAGCGCGTGGAAATCCGCGCCGAGCGGGAAGTCGTGCTGCGCTGCGGCGACGCCAGCATCACGCTCACGCGCGCGGGCAAGGTGATCATCAAGGGCAACTACATCGTCAGCCGCTCCACCGGCTGCAACAAGATCAAGGGTGCAGCCGTCGACATCAACTAG
- a CDS encoding DUF2169 family type VI secretion system accessory protein — protein MWQLENSTPFAAERGWARDRDGAEVWLVAVKATFDIAPDGTTAVSAIQPPVLRIPEYHGEAAMSSIRYEADLVLAKKTTDIIVVGNAHAPGGQPVTQCDAGFRVGPLQKVVRIFGDRHWAGGRLSEPEPFTVMPIVYERAYGGLDSKSARPDRDWDWRNPVGCGFAAAKEHLAGMAAPNVEFPDSLIAAWDDRPEPAGFGAFAGHWQPRAAFAGTYDDAWMRERQPLPPADFDERFYQCAPRDQQAAQFLKGGEPVALVNLSPHGRLQFALPKVRLGFETRFFDGSSEVHTVRNLHTVIIEPEFPRVSLVWHSALPCHFKVQLLERTTVTLKDDLSAGGRPGAPVGFAVG, from the coding sequence ATGTGGCAGCTCGAGAACAGCACTCCTTTCGCGGCGGAACGTGGCTGGGCGCGCGACCGCGACGGCGCCGAGGTCTGGCTGGTCGCCGTCAAGGCCACCTTCGACATCGCCCCGGACGGCACCACGGCGGTATCGGCCATCCAGCCGCCCGTGCTGCGCATTCCTGAATACCATGGCGAGGCGGCCATGAGCAGCATCCGCTACGAGGCCGACCTGGTGCTCGCCAAGAAGACCACCGACATCATCGTGGTGGGCAACGCGCATGCCCCCGGCGGCCAGCCCGTGACGCAGTGCGATGCCGGCTTCCGTGTCGGCCCGCTGCAGAAGGTCGTGCGCATCTTCGGCGACCGCCACTGGGCCGGCGGGCGCCTGTCCGAGCCGGAACCGTTCACGGTGATGCCCATCGTGTACGAGCGCGCCTATGGCGGCCTCGACAGCAAATCGGCGCGGCCCGACCGGGACTGGGACTGGCGCAACCCCGTTGGTTGCGGATTCGCCGCCGCGAAAGAGCACCTGGCCGGCATGGCCGCGCCCAACGTGGAATTCCCGGACAGCCTGATCGCCGCCTGGGACGACCGGCCGGAACCGGCCGGCTTCGGCGCGTTCGCCGGCCACTGGCAGCCGCGCGCGGCGTTCGCGGGCACCTACGACGATGCCTGGATGCGCGAACGGCAACCGCTGCCGCCGGCCGACTTCGACGAGCGCTTCTACCAGTGCGCGCCGCGCGACCAGCAGGCGGCGCAATTCCTGAAAGGGGGCGAGCCGGTCGCGCTGGTCAATCTGTCGCCGCACGGGCGCCTGCAGTTCGCCCTGCCGAAGGTGCGCCTGGGTTTTGAAACCCGCTTCTTCGATGGCAGCAGCGAAGTCCACACGGTGCGCAACCTGCACACGGTCATCATCGAACCGGAATTTCCCCGCGTCTCGCTGGTCTGGCATTCGGCGCTGCCATGCCACTTCAAGGTGCAGCTGCTGGAGCGCACCACGGTCACGCTGAAGGACGACCTGAGCGCCGGCGGGCGGCCCGGCGCGCCGGTCGGGTTCGCGGTGGGCTGA
- a CDS encoding beta-ketoacyl synthase N-terminal-like domain-containing protein — translation MNGEPIHIAAPGAATAVGRDAWASAAAVRAGISGFVEHPWMIDRAGEPMRAALAPWLDPGLSGAARLAALLLPAVAQALSPVTDLPEGAEPVRTGLVLGLPAPRPGLDADVRVALVAAVRAAFGDRLAGIEVFPAGHAAGLLALGAAARLLHQGALDACVVAGVDSYLEAETLEWLEHCGQLHGAGKLNNAWGFVPGEGAGAVLAMRRPVAARLGCGSLGRILSLGAGMEACRIKTRTVCTGAGLTQAFRQALAPLSGGDGAISDVYCDMNGEPYRADEYAFTAVRTKEAFVSVSDFIAPADCWGDVGAAGAPLHLALAAIAGAKGYARGKLAFTWASAEGGERAAALMATGWQ, via the coding sequence GTGAACGGCGAACCCATCCATATTGCCGCGCCCGGCGCGGCCACCGCCGTGGGCCGCGACGCGTGGGCCAGCGCCGCGGCCGTGCGGGCCGGCATCAGCGGCTTTGTCGAGCACCCGTGGATGATCGATCGCGCGGGCGAGCCGATGCGCGCGGCGCTGGCGCCCTGGCTGGACCCGGGATTGTCGGGCGCCGCGCGCCTTGCCGCGTTGCTGCTGCCCGCGGTCGCGCAGGCGCTGTCGCCGGTGACGGACCTGCCGGAAGGCGCGGAACCGGTGCGCACGGGGCTCGTGCTGGGTCTGCCGGCACCGAGGCCGGGGCTGGATGCGGACGTGCGGGTGGCGCTGGTGGCGGCGGTGCGCGCAGCCTTCGGCGACCGGCTGGCGGGCATCGAAGTGTTCCCGGCCGGTCACGCGGCAGGCCTGCTGGCGCTGGGCGCCGCGGCCAGGCTGCTTCACCAGGGCGCGCTGGACGCCTGCGTGGTGGCCGGGGTCGACTCCTACCTGGAGGCGGAAACGCTGGAGTGGCTGGAGCACTGCGGGCAGCTGCACGGCGCCGGCAAGCTGAACAACGCGTGGGGTTTCGTGCCCGGAGAAGGGGCGGGAGCCGTGCTGGCGATGCGGCGCCCGGTGGCGGCACGCCTGGGCTGCGGCTCGCTCGGCAGGATCCTGTCGCTCGGCGCGGGCATGGAAGCCTGCCGGATCAAGACCCGCACCGTGTGCACCGGCGCCGGGCTGACACAGGCGTTTCGCCAGGCGCTCGCGCCACTGTCCGGCGGCGATGGCGCGATCTCGGACGTCTATTGCGACATGAACGGCGAGCCTTACCGCGCCGACGAGTATGCGTTCACGGCCGTGCGCACGAAGGAAGCGTTTGTATCGGTGTCGGACTTCATCGCTCCCGCCGACTGCTGGGGCGACGTGGGCGCCGCCGGCGCGCCGCTGCATCTCGCATTGGCCGCCATCGCCGGCGCCAAGGGCTATGCGCGCGGCAAGCTGGCGTTCACGTGGGCCAGCGCGGAGGGCGGCGAGCGCGCGGCCGCGCTGATGGCGACGGGCTGGCAATGA
- a CDS encoding DUF4150 domain-containing protein produces MPVTIKVNGASNSLVHKGSNGVSVATIPDVCKTPTPGGPVPIPYPNISQSITLAKGTTTVKADGGMMIAIKGSEFSLSNGDNPGVAGGVKSSTFMKESTWILYSFDVKMDGKNACRLTDKKFQNHENTVDIAGAFQIPVIPAGLTDIQMIACAIHCCDTASYKKRDHKDEGKDCRSLSVTKHSCVMHALRTSKAAKKAGIKASPRFPRPGKRTLIPDVMFGDRIIDAKFPCKKTVPAPLKGKWESDLTKTSAQMMTQKERTDYKKIPGVKKVDAMTPRDAAKKRGDCKCTYKKR; encoded by the coding sequence ATGCCGGTAACGATCAAGGTCAACGGCGCATCGAACTCGCTGGTGCACAAGGGCAGCAATGGCGTGTCGGTTGCGACCATCCCCGATGTGTGCAAGACACCGACGCCGGGCGGCCCGGTGCCGATCCCGTATCCGAACATTTCGCAATCGATCACGCTGGCCAAGGGCACCACCACGGTGAAGGCCGACGGCGGCATGATGATCGCCATCAAGGGTTCGGAATTCTCGCTGTCGAACGGCGACAATCCCGGCGTGGCGGGCGGCGTGAAGTCCAGCACGTTCATGAAGGAGTCGACGTGGATCCTGTATTCGTTCGATGTCAAGATGGATGGCAAGAATGCCTGCCGGCTGACGGACAAGAAATTCCAGAACCACGAAAACACGGTCGATATCGCGGGAGCATTTCAGATTCCCGTCATCCCGGCCGGCCTGACGGACATCCAGATGATCGCCTGCGCGATCCACTGCTGCGACACGGCCAGCTACAAGAAGCGCGACCACAAGGATGAAGGCAAGGATTGTCGCAGCCTGAGCGTGACCAAGCATTCCTGCGTGATGCATGCGCTGCGCACGTCGAAGGCGGCGAAGAAGGCCGGGATCAAGGCGTCGCCGCGCTTTCCCAGGCCAGGCAAGCGAACGCTGATTCCCGATGTCATGTTCGGCGACCGCATCATCGACGCCAAGTTCCCGTGCAAGAAAACGGTGCCGGCGCCGCTGAAAGGCAAATGGGAATCGGACCTGACCAAGACTTCCGCGCAGATGATGACCCAGAAGGAACGGACCGACTACAAGAAAATCCCCGGCGTGAAGAAGGTGGACGCCATGACCCCGCGCGATGCGGCAAAAAAGAGGGGCGACTGCAAATGCACTTACAAGAAAAGGTAG
- a CDS encoding type VI immunity family protein yields MTRTGTKNATPAAGDITGAQAIIELAEDVRLVALGYTMSVYTNKLLSQQPKGVLSAYDRYLRLYQRDLPPYYATENMNRHKKASKATFDMLATWLQPGAPPREFISLDLQATESPNDAPRDSFHVYGTEPAYPDHSDDDARVVAMSLDPAVCDAATLLEVFVETCSAIEFRSALAGFGMNTSRYEEEEAQTHAWAMGMRFRALDIPRMVDDALAVGSDGVKGVGWLTALGPEILDQLGGKAALRKALPAEVALIDLPNGIVLKAGEAPILGDRNRREPLAHYQKIYGLLAPWIDRAAKRSPSFNLETDYVDRTEAWFHRLADA; encoded by the coding sequence ATGACCAGGACAGGGACGAAGAACGCCACGCCGGCGGCCGGCGATATCACGGGCGCACAGGCCATCATCGAACTCGCCGAAGACGTGCGCCTCGTTGCGCTGGGCTACACGATGTCGGTGTACACCAACAAGCTGCTGTCGCAGCAGCCCAAGGGCGTGCTGTCAGCGTATGACCGCTACCTGCGGCTCTACCAGCGCGACCTGCCGCCATACTATGCGACGGAAAACATGAACCGTCACAAGAAGGCGAGCAAGGCCACGTTCGACATGCTGGCCACGTGGCTGCAGCCGGGCGCGCCGCCACGCGAGTTCATCAGCCTGGACCTGCAAGCGACCGAATCGCCGAACGATGCGCCGCGCGACAGTTTCCACGTGTACGGCACCGAGCCGGCCTACCCGGACCATTCGGACGACGATGCCAGGGTCGTCGCGATGTCGCTGGACCCCGCCGTGTGCGACGCCGCAACGCTGCTGGAGGTCTTCGTCGAAACCTGCTCGGCCATCGAGTTCCGCTCGGCCCTGGCGGGCTTCGGCATGAACACCTCGCGCTACGAGGAAGAAGAGGCGCAGACGCATGCATGGGCAATGGGCATGCGCTTTCGCGCGCTGGACATCCCGCGCATGGTGGACGACGCGCTCGCCGTGGGCAGCGACGGTGTCAAGGGCGTGGGCTGGCTGACCGCGCTGGGGCCGGAAATCCTCGACCAGCTCGGCGGCAAGGCGGCACTGCGCAAGGCCTTGCCGGCCGAGGTGGCGTTGATCGACCTGCCCAACGGGATTGTCCTGAAGGCTGGCGAGGCACCCATCCTGGGCGACCGGAACCGGCGCGAACCGCTCGCGCACTACCAGAAAATCTACGGCCTGCTGGCACCGTGGATCGACCGTGCCGCGAAACGCTCGCCCTCGTTCAACCTTGAAACCGATTATGTCGACCGCACCGAAGCATGGTTCCACCGCCTCGCCGACGCATGA
- a CDS encoding TIGR02270 family protein: MHAISEQPLPHIVAQHAEEAVLLFARRAAFVNAPHVGLRELGRFDERLAAHLDGLAVAGGHAQALSMNAVLAEGAGGMFVAAVLALDSGHAAHLATLFALAEGAAPLRPALAAGFGWVSGQRLKGTIAPLLRSDDAFRHAIGLAACGMHQVDCGNVLDTALAHADAQVRARALRMAGEGGRTDALPACAAALRDGDPACRLWAARSVALLGKPAQAAAALQAGALERTGAGTRAFRLLLKVLALPDANAWLKAVAPALPDRRLLVQGAGVCGDVAYVPWLIRLMDEPPLARLAGEAFATIAGVDIAALALDRPPPGAAAAGPSDDPDDDDVAMDDDEGLPWPDGAAVGAWWGTNGKRFAPGVRYFMGQPPAVAHCRGVLRDGAQRQRIAAAEYLCLLQPGTKLFQTAAPAWRQARWLNAMG; this comes from the coding sequence ATGCATGCGATTTCGGAACAGCCACTCCCGCACATCGTCGCGCAGCACGCCGAGGAAGCCGTGCTGCTGTTCGCGCGCCGCGCGGCATTCGTCAACGCCCCGCACGTCGGCTTGCGCGAGCTGGGCCGCTTCGATGAACGCCTGGCCGCGCATCTCGACGGGCTGGCCGTGGCGGGCGGACACGCGCAGGCGCTATCCATGAACGCCGTGCTGGCAGAAGGCGCGGGCGGCATGTTCGTCGCCGCGGTCCTGGCGCTCGACAGCGGGCATGCGGCACACCTGGCCACGCTGTTCGCGCTGGCGGAAGGGGCCGCGCCGCTGCGGCCCGCGCTGGCCGCAGGATTCGGCTGGGTTTCGGGGCAGCGGCTGAAGGGCACCATCGCGCCGCTGCTGCGTTCGGATGACGCGTTCCGGCACGCCATCGGCCTGGCGGCATGTGGGATGCACCAGGTGGACTGCGGCAATGTGCTTGATACGGCGCTGGCGCACGCCGATGCGCAGGTGCGCGCCCGCGCGTTGCGGATGGCCGGGGAGGGCGGACGCACCGATGCGCTGCCGGCATGCGCGGCGGCGCTGCGGGATGGCGACCCGGCTTGCCGGCTGTGGGCGGCCAGGTCGGTCGCGCTGCTCGGCAAACCCGCGCAGGCAGCCGCCGCGCTGCAGGCCGGCGCCCTGGAGCGGACCGGCGCCGGCACCCGTGCATTTCGCCTGCTGCTGAAAGTACTGGCCCTGCCGGATGCCAATGCCTGGCTGAAGGCGGTGGCACCGGCGCTGCCGGACCGGCGGCTGCTGGTGCAAGGCGCCGGCGTCTGCGGCGACGTGGCGTACGTGCCCTGGCTGATCCGGCTGATGGATGAGCCGCCGCTGGCCCGCCTGGCCGGCGAAGCGTTCGCCACCATTGCCGGGGTGGACATTGCCGCGCTTGCCCTCGACCGCCCGCCGCCCGGCGCCGCCGCCGCAGGCCCCAGCGACGATCCGGACGACGACGACGTGGCGATGGACGACGACGAAGGCTTGCCGTGGCCCGACGGCGCCGCGGTCGGCGCATGGTGGGGAACGAACGGCAAGCGCTTTGCCCCTGGCGTGCGCTACTTCATGGGCCAGCCGCCGGCGGTGGCGCACTGCCGGGGCGTGCTGCGCGACGGCGCGCAGCGCCAGCGCATCGCCGCGGCCGAGTACCTGTGCCTGCTGCAGCCCGGCACGAAGCTGTTCCAGACAGCGGCGCCGGCGTGGCGGCAGGCGCGCTGGCTGAACGCGATGGGCTGA
- the tagH gene encoding type VI secretion system-associated FHA domain protein TagH yields the protein MLTIKAVSYNGQATDVPLAGEFGELGGVIGRADGNALVLPDPDRYVSRMHAMVLFRNGRHVIRDLSNASPVFVNDRPLGHGNEATLADGDELRIGGYTLAVADARVSPVVPPAAPHAGLAPKSPAVLPAAPPAGSPVLSPVMSPSLPPNLPAGPPSAMPAMRVMEPRPAGVPKDDPLGLFDSPASPPSGGFSPAPPSGGFAHAPGAGGIPDDFSFSELVPRAPAPDPRQPLPDDFDLGLGQAARTDINQFYDLGPAAGSELFPDGHPLAPGGANGSGAASVDPLVAIGAVPAPKPAPASQRDDAPEIRSAFTPPAAQRIEPVQPAGPADGGNMVVSWNAPDELPGGDGIKTMIVQSPARKARAPETETSSTGPAPALAPEPPALAAGPAATAQPSGGARAAVPAQPLAHPQPIVHPRADPHPHAAPNLQQAPHPQAGQGVPPADAMPPGPAMRPAPAVPPSAAVPSEYVAQPAAGAQPAGDAQADSAELLRAFLAGAGVPDLDVRGPLTPQMMHTFGQLLREATQGTLDLLLSRAVIKREIHAEMTMIVTRENNPLKFSPNVEVALTHLLAPRGQGFMPPLVAMKDAHDDLRAHQFAFMAGMRAALAGVLQRFDPAQLERRLSGKSLVDTLLPANRKAKLWDLYAEMYSELTREAEDDFHAWFGKAFLNAYEAQLDKLARGDEGGR from the coding sequence ATGTTGACGATCAAGGCAGTTTCCTACAACGGCCAGGCCACCGACGTGCCGCTGGCCGGCGAGTTCGGCGAACTGGGCGGTGTCATCGGCCGCGCCGACGGCAATGCGCTGGTCTTGCCCGATCCGGACCGCTACGTGTCGCGCATGCATGCGATGGTCCTGTTCCGCAATGGCCGCCATGTCATCCGTGACCTGAGCAACGCGTCGCCCGTCTTCGTCAACGACCGGCCGCTCGGCCATGGCAACGAAGCCACGCTGGCCGACGGCGACGAACTGCGCATCGGCGGCTATACGCTGGCGGTTGCCGATGCGCGCGTCTCGCCTGTCGTGCCTCCTGCGGCGCCGCATGCCGGGCTCGCCCCCAAATCTCCAGCCGTGCTTCCCGCCGCGCCTCCCGCCGGGTCTCCCGTCCTGTCCCCTGTCATGTCCCCATCGCTGCCGCCGAACCTGCCCGCGGGCCCTCCATCGGCCATGCCGGCGATGCGGGTCATGGAGCCCCGGCCGGCGGGGGTGCCGAAAGACGACCCGCTCGGCCTGTTCGACAGCCCCGCATCGCCGCCATCGGGCGGCTTTTCCCCAGCGCCGCCATCGGGCGGTTTCGCGCATGCGCCGGGCGCCGGGGGCATCCCGGACGACTTCAGTTTCTCCGAACTGGTGCCGCGCGCGCCCGCGCCGGATCCGCGCCAGCCCCTGCCGGACGATTTCGACCTCGGGCTCGGCCAGGCCGCACGGACCGATATCAACCAGTTCTACGACCTCGGTCCCGCCGCCGGCAGCGAGCTGTTCCCCGACGGCCATCCGCTGGCGCCCGGCGGCGCAAACGGATCCGGTGCGGCAAGCGTGGACCCGCTGGTGGCGATCGGCGCGGTGCCGGCACCGAAGCCGGCGCCGGCCAGCCAGCGCGACGACGCACCGGAAATCCGCAGCGCCTTCACGCCGCCGGCCGCGCAGCGGATCGAGCCGGTCCAGCCCGCGGGCCCGGCGGACGGCGGCAACATGGTCGTCTCGTGGAATGCGCCGGACGAGCTGCCGGGTGGCGACGGCATCAAGACGATGATCGTCCAGTCGCCGGCCAGGAAGGCCCGGGCGCCGGAGACGGAAACGTCCAGTACCGGGCCAGCCCCCGCGCTTGCGCCGGAGCCGCCGGCCCTGGCTGCCGGGCCTGCCGCCACGGCTCAGCCATCCGGCGGCGCGCGCGCGGCCGTCCCGGCACAGCCGCTTGCCCATCCTCAGCCGATCGTGCATCCGCGGGCGGACCCGCATCCGCACGCGGCTCCGAACTTGCAACAGGCTCCGCATCCGCAGGCGGGCCAGGGCGTACCGCCTGCGGATGCGATGCCGCCAGGTCCCGCGATGCGGCCGGCTCCGGCCGTCCCGCCATCCGCCGCCGTGCCATCGGAATATGTCGCGCAGCCGGCGGCCGGCGCGCAGCCTGCCGGGGACGCCCAGGCGGACAGCGCCGAGCTGTTGCGCGCCTTCCTGGCCGGCGCCGGCGTGCCCGACCTCGACGTGCGGGGCCCGCTCACGCCGCAGATGATGCACACCTTCGGCCAGCTGCTGCGCGAGGCGACCCAGGGCACCCTGGACCTGCTGCTGTCGCGTGCCGTCATCAAGCGCGAGATCCATGCCGAGATGACGATGATCGTCACGCGCGAGAACAATCCACTGAAATTTTCGCCGAACGTGGAAGTGGCGCTGACGCACCTGCTGGCCCCGCGCGGCCAGGGTTTCATGCCGCCGCTGGTGGCGATGAAGGATGCCCACGACGACCTGCGCGCCCACCAGTTCGCGTTCATGGCGGGCATGCGCGCCGCGCTGGCCGGCGTGCTGCAGCGCTTCGATCCGGCGCAGCTGGAGCGCCGCCTGAGCGGCAAGAGCCTGGTCGATACGCTGCTGCCGGCCAACCGCAAGGCGAAGCTGTGGGATCTGTATGCGGAAATGTATTCCGAGCTCACGCGTGAGGCGGAAGACGATTTCCATGCGTGGTTTGGCAAGGCCTTCCTGAACGCCTATGAAGCCCAGCTCGACAAGCTGGCGCGGGGCGACGAGGGCGGCCGCTAG
- a CDS encoding PP2C family protein-serine/threonine phosphatase translates to MELKITVLSKPGGRPVNEDAYGFWSNESACCCVMSDGAGGHAGGAVASKLAVAEILAWFRQRPDCSAGGIAEALRRANSAIVAMQQQSPQYARMRATVVVLAVDPARGTAIWGHIGDTRLYCFRDRRIILQTRDHSVLQSMVDAGYLQSEDLRGAPQRNLLLAALGDGAEFEPRIEDAAFALRDGDIFLLCTDGFWEYVDELHMEGALSLAASGEAWLRQLESRVISEGSEGQDNYSALVVACQEHAHQEHAHEKQGQPEAPP, encoded by the coding sequence ATGGAACTCAAGATCACCGTGTTGTCCAAGCCCGGCGGGCGGCCCGTCAACGAGGATGCGTACGGCTTCTGGTCGAACGAAAGCGCGTGCTGCTGCGTGATGTCGGACGGCGCCGGCGGCCATGCGGGCGGTGCCGTCGCGTCGAAACTGGCGGTGGCCGAAATCCTCGCCTGGTTCCGCCAGCGCCCCGATTGCAGCGCCGGCGGCATCGCCGAAGCGCTGCGGCGGGCCAACAGCGCGATCGTCGCCATGCAGCAGCAATCGCCGCAGTATGCGCGGATGCGCGCCACGGTCGTCGTGCTGGCGGTCGACCCGGCGCGCGGCACGGCGATCTGGGGGCATATCGGCGACACCCGCCTGTACTGCTTTCGCGACCGGCGCATCATCCTGCAGACGCGCGACCACAGCGTGCTGCAAAGCATGGTGGATGCCGGCTACCTGCAATCGGAGGACTTGCGCGGCGCGCCGCAGCGCAACCTGCTGCTGGCGGCGCTGGGCGATGGCGCGGAATTCGAACCACGCATTGAGGATGCCGCGTTCGCCCTGCGCGACGGCGACATTTTCCTGCTGTGCACGGATGGCTTCTGGGAGTATGTCGATGAATTGCACATGGAGGGCGCGCTGTCGCTTGCCGCGTCGGGCGAAGCCTGGCTGAGGCAACTGGAGAGCCGCGTGATTTCGGAGGGCAGCGAAGGCCAGGACAATTATTCGGCGCTGGTGGTGGCATGCCAGGAGCACGCGCACCAGGAGCACGCGCACGAGAAGCAGGGGCAACCCGAGGCGCCGCCATGA
- a CDS encoding OmpA family protein, whose protein sequence is MKAHEHSKHAVLAASLLALLFLALPGNAQEDKVMNPQDVTEAALVDALAPAAPARTRSIRVEAEGAAPKRPSASLLITFETNSARLTQQARQSLGVVGQALGSAKLAPFRFAIEGHADPRGAPAANQQLSQARAESVREYLVKNGGIDDGRLQAVGKGASELMNKTVPAAPENRRVTIVNLDR, encoded by the coding sequence ATGAAAGCGCACGAGCATTCGAAGCATGCGGTACTGGCGGCGTCGCTGCTGGCGCTGCTGTTCCTGGCGTTACCGGGCAACGCACAGGAAGACAAGGTCATGAACCCGCAGGACGTCACCGAAGCGGCGCTGGTCGACGCGCTCGCGCCGGCCGCCCCGGCCAGGACGCGCAGCATCCGCGTCGAAGCGGAAGGCGCTGCGCCGAAGCGGCCCAGCGCGTCGCTGCTGATCACGTTTGAAACCAACTCGGCGCGCCTGACGCAGCAGGCCAGGCAATCGCTCGGCGTGGTCGGCCAGGCGCTGGGCTCGGCGAAGCTGGCGCCGTTCCGCTTTGCCATCGAGGGCCACGCCGATCCGCGCGGCGCACCCGCGGCCAACCAGCAACTGTCGCAGGCGCGCGCGGAATCGGTGCGGGAATACCTGGTCAAGAACGGCGGGATCGACGATGGACGCCTGCAGGCGGTGGGCAAGGGCGCCAGCGAGTTGATGAACAAGACCGTGCCCGCCGCGCCGGAAAACCGCCGGGTGACGATCGTGAACCTGGACCGGTAG
- a CDS encoding IS110 family transposase, producing the protein MNATPKPVVGVDTAKNVFQLYTVDKQSGELICQQLKRPKFLAWFVNREPCVVGMEACGGSQHWARKLKELGHEVKLMRPKMVKAFVPGNKNDVADARAIWMAAQQPGVKAVAVKTEEQQAVIALHRIRQQLVKSRIAQCNELRGLVGEHGETFAVGQAAFDAGLKAALARLAERLPSFFIDTLREQWEEIAKLTERIARIEARLRAWMRQDRAAQAIAQIPGVGVLTATAAVATMGDAKAFRSGREFAAWIGLVPAQTGTGGKVRLLGISKRGDSYLRMLLIHGARSVLYHAKEPSKWLQGICQRRPSNVVTVALANKIARTIWAVLAHERTYDKDHISIRPGMTTTI; encoded by the coding sequence ATGAATGCTACGCCAAAACCGGTGGTCGGGGTAGATACGGCCAAGAATGTCTTCCAGCTGTACACGGTCGACAAACAGTCGGGCGAATTGATCTGTCAGCAGCTCAAGCGTCCGAAATTTCTTGCATGGTTCGTGAATCGGGAACCATGCGTGGTCGGCATGGAAGCATGCGGGGGCTCGCAGCACTGGGCGCGCAAGCTCAAGGAGCTTGGGCACGAGGTCAAGCTGATGCGACCGAAAATGGTGAAGGCGTTTGTTCCCGGCAATAAGAACGATGTCGCCGATGCCCGCGCTATCTGGATGGCGGCCCAGCAACCTGGCGTGAAAGCTGTGGCCGTGAAAACAGAAGAACAGCAAGCAGTGATTGCCCTACATCGGATACGCCAGCAGTTGGTGAAGAGCCGCATTGCACAGTGCAATGAATTGCGTGGCTTGGTGGGCGAACACGGCGAGACCTTCGCTGTTGGCCAGGCAGCGTTCGACGCTGGTCTGAAGGCCGCCTTGGCGCGGTTAGCGGAACGTTTGCCATCGTTCTTCATCGACACCTTGCGCGAGCAATGGGAGGAGATCGCCAAGCTTACTGAACGGATTGCCAGGATTGAAGCAAGGCTCAGGGCTTGGATGCGTCAAGACCGTGCTGCGCAAGCGATTGCGCAAATTCCCGGCGTGGGGGTGCTGACGGCGACGGCGGCAGTGGCAACGATGGGCGATGCCAAAGCATTCCGGTCTGGGCGTGAATTCGCCGCCTGGATCGGCCTGGTACCGGCCCAGACCGGGACAGGAGGAAAAGTCCGACTGCTAGGCATCAGCAAGCGAGGTGATTCCTACTTGCGGATGCTGTTGATCCATGGCGCCCGATCCGTTCTGTATCACGCCAAGGAACCAAGCAAGTGGTTGCAGGGCATTTGCCAGCGACGACCGTCCAATGTCGTTACGGTCGCGCTAGCGAACAAGATAGCCCGCACTATCTGGGCTGTATTAGCCCACGAACGGACCTATGATAAGGACCACATCAGCATCCGCCCAGGAATGACAACGACGATATGA